In one Xyrauchen texanus isolate HMW12.3.18 chromosome 18, RBS_HiC_50CHRs, whole genome shotgun sequence genomic region, the following are encoded:
- the LOC127659252 gene encoding BTB/POZ domain-containing protein KCTD4-like, with protein sequence MEWNLRRMESELRQINPDLLQPSKSFKKPSSGTITINVGGYMYAAQRQTLSKHPGSLLEEIVTGKKPVVHVDSMGNTFIDRDGPIFRHVLNFLRLGQLVLPDDFKEAGLLRREADFYRLSELAQALQDWEQQKATQREPAFLEVTDSHERSQGLRIYCSDTSIIEKVKNRLVQISKSRLDGFPEEFEVSSNIIQFRHFIKSEQGSRLVLKQDSTFLCTLECLKLETVMLALKGGFRLLTSLDSSRGSVVQCEALHFVK encoded by the coding sequence ATGGAATGGAATCTCAGAAGGATGGAGAGCGAACTGAGACAGATCAACCCAGACTTGCTGCAGCCCAGCAAGAGCTTTAAGAAACCTTCCTCAGGCACCATCACCATCAACGTGGGGGGCTACATGTACGCGGCACAACGGCAGACCCTGTCCAAGCACCCTGGCTCTTTGTTGGAGGAGATTGTGACTGGGAAGAAGCCTGTGGTGCATGTGGACTCCATGGGCAACACCTTCATTGACCGCGATGGCCCCATCTTCCGGCACGTCTTAAATTTCTTGCGTTTGGGTCAGCTGGTACTGCCCGATGACTTCAAGGAAGCAGGGCTGCTCCGGCGCGAGGCCGACTTCTACCGGCTGAGCGAGCTGGCCCAAGCCTTGCAGGACTGGGAGCAACAGAAGGCCACGCAACGAGAGCCCGCCTTCCTTGAGGTGACGGACAGCCATGAGCGCTCCCAGGGTCTGAGGATCTACTGCAGCGACACCAGCATCATCGAGAAGGTGAAGAATCGCCTGGTGCAGATCTCCAAGAGTCGGCTAGATGGATTTCCGGAGGAGTTCGAGGTGTCGTCCAACATCATTCAGTTCCGGCATTTCATCAAATCGGAGCAAGGCTCTCGGCTTGTGTTGAAGCAGGACAGCACGTTTTTGTGCACACTAGAGTGCCTGAAGCTGGAGACGGTGATGCTTGCCCTGAAAGGAGGCTTTCGTCTACTTACCAGTCTAGACAGCAGTCGTGGCTCAGTGGTTCAGTGCGAGGCTCTGCATTTTGTCAAGTGA